From a single Collimonas pratensis genomic region:
- the lgt gene encoding prolipoprotein diacylglyceryl transferase: MLIHPLPDPVILHLIGPLSIRWYGLMYLVAFAQFLLLGRLRLKQIQVRDAGWTKKDLDDMLFYGVLGVVIGGRLGEVVLYRPEYFFLHPVEILELWTGGMSFYGGFIGVAVAMMFWARKRGFRLMEVLDFIAPLVPLGYAAGRIGNFINGELWGRIADPSLPWAMIWPNVDMLPRHPSPIYQALLDGVLVFIILWRYSSRPRPLMAVSGMFALLYGSARFFTEYFRTPEFEVHIVGVTLSGSQMYSIPMVLLGIVLLSFAYQDRNSLQNAPH, from the coding sequence ATGCTTATACATCCGCTGCCCGACCCGGTAATCCTGCATCTGATCGGCCCGCTATCAATTCGATGGTACGGACTCATGTATTTGGTTGCGTTTGCGCAGTTCTTGCTTCTCGGCCGTCTGCGTTTAAAGCAAATTCAAGTGAGAGATGCCGGCTGGACGAAAAAAGATCTGGACGACATGCTTTTTTACGGCGTCCTGGGAGTTGTCATAGGTGGCAGGCTGGGCGAGGTAGTGCTCTATCGCCCGGAATATTTTTTTCTGCATCCCGTTGAAATACTGGAACTGTGGACCGGCGGCATGTCATTCTACGGTGGCTTCATTGGCGTTGCGGTCGCCATGATGTTTTGGGCTAGGAAGCGGGGATTTCGCCTGATGGAGGTGCTGGATTTCATTGCGCCACTTGTACCGCTGGGCTACGCAGCAGGCCGGATCGGGAATTTCATCAATGGTGAATTGTGGGGCCGTATTGCTGATCCGTCACTGCCTTGGGCGATGATCTGGCCTAACGTGGATATGCTGCCGAGACATCCATCTCCGATCTATCAGGCTTTGCTGGACGGCGTGCTGGTCTTTATTATTCTATGGCGTTACTCCAGTCGCCCACGTCCCCTTATGGCCGTCAGCGGCATGTTCGCGCTCTTGTATGGCAGCGCACGCTTCTTTACGGAGTATTTCCGTACGCCCGAGTTCGAAGTACATATAGTTGGCGTAACCTTGTCTGGTAGCCAGATGTATTCGATACCCATGGTCCTTCTCGGGATTGTGCTTTTATCCTTCGCATATCAAGACAGAAATTCGCTACAGAACGCGCCACATTGA
- a CDS encoding hemerythrin domain-containing protein translates to MWLKTIFSKPTTSTRDEEKHDAVKKSHSQQSVPPARKPAPPPATERAALQPAKSAGSQIEYDEKLIPQLKGDHAALLLMYSTVANKMSADKWDAVPAALREMRMAMYGHLLTEGVKLYSYMRRSLAEDPALHDVYRSYKREMDGIGRVAFDFFDKYQGKEWVVSRDARVTFKDEFENLGKVLVDRITREENILYPLYIPS, encoded by the coding sequence ATGTGGCTTAAAACAATTTTCAGCAAACCCACAACCAGTACCCGCGACGAGGAGAAGCACGACGCAGTAAAAAAGTCCCACAGCCAGCAGTCAGTACCGCCAGCCAGAAAACCAGCACCGCCGCCTGCGACCGAGCGGGCGGCGCTGCAGCCGGCGAAAAGCGCCGGCAGTCAGATCGAGTACGATGAAAAACTGATCCCGCAATTGAAAGGGGACCATGCGGCGCTGCTGCTGATGTACTCGACGGTGGCCAACAAGATGAGCGCCGACAAGTGGGACGCGGTGCCTGCCGCCTTGCGCGAGATGCGCATGGCGATGTACGGCCATTTGCTGACCGAGGGCGTCAAGCTGTATTCCTACATGCGGCGCAGCCTGGCGGAAGATCCGGCGCTGCACGATGTCTACCGTTCCTACAAACGGGAAATGGATGGCATCGGCCGCGTGGCGTTTGATTTTTTCGACAAATACCAGGGCAAGGAATGGGTCGTCTCGCGCGATGCGCGCGTCACCTTCAAGGACGAGTTTGAAAATCTCGGCAAGGTGCTGGTAGACCGCATCACGCGCGAAGAAAATATTCTCTACCCTCTCTACATCCCGAGCTAG
- a CDS encoding DUF3050 domain-containing protein translates to MTTTIESLQLTLKEKHNLLTNHAVFSAIRNQDDLRLFMEWHVFAVWDFMSLVKRLQMDLTTTSIPWYPPANPNAARLINEIVLGEESDITPKGAMTHFDLYLSAMKEIGASTRQINQFLNMIRKGDAVATALKRAEALAPIQRFVSATISTCQDGLTHQVVGSFFYGRENVIPEMFQALLKSWSIAPETVPELNFYLERHIEVDSGDHGPAAQRMIEEITGNDPVQMREVLEAGIQAIDERHRLWDSLLVALQHSPS, encoded by the coding sequence ATGACAACGACTATTGAATCCTTACAGTTAACCCTGAAGGAAAAGCACAATCTGTTGACCAATCATGCTGTTTTTTCGGCCATCCGCAACCAGGACGATTTGCGTCTGTTCATGGAGTGGCATGTTTTTGCGGTATGGGATTTCATGTCGCTGGTGAAGCGCCTGCAGATGGATCTGACCACCACCTCCATTCCCTGGTACCCGCCCGCCAATCCGAATGCCGCGCGCCTGATCAACGAGATTGTACTGGGAGAAGAGTCGGATATCACGCCGAAGGGAGCGATGACGCATTTTGACCTGTATCTGTCAGCGATGAAAGAGATCGGCGCTTCGACGCGGCAGATCAACCAGTTCCTGAACATGATCAGGAAAGGCGATGCAGTCGCCACCGCGCTCAAGCGGGCGGAGGCGCTGGCGCCGATCCAGCGCTTTGTTAGCGCGACCATCAGCACTTGCCAGGACGGGCTGACGCACCAGGTTGTCGGCAGTTTTTTCTACGGCCGGGAAAACGTCATTCCCGAGATGTTCCAGGCCCTGCTGAAAAGCTGGAGCATCGCGCCGGAAACCGTCCCCGAGCTCAATTTCTACCTGGAGCGGCATATCGAAGTGGATTCGGGCGACCACGGGCCGGCGGCGCAGCGCATGATCGAAGAGATCACCGGCAACGATCCGGTGCAGATGCGTGAAGTGCTGGAAGCCGGGATCCAGGCGATCGATGAGCGGCATCGGCTGTGGGACAGCCTGCTGGTGGCGCTGCAGCATTCGCCCTCCTGA
- a CDS encoding DUF3574 domain-containing protein: protein MRFSLITPLLCALLVSACVTVPEGAGGDLCKQAGGSSQLQAELLFGRDINGRGPVTDAERAGFMADVVTPRFPDGLTTWDTRGQWRDAASGKTIQEDSFVVRIVATETADTLTRLAQIRSAYTSQFHQDSVGLLFTRTCASF, encoded by the coding sequence ATGCGTTTCAGCTTGATTACCCCCTTGCTTTGCGCGCTGCTGGTGTCAGCCTGCGTGACCGTGCCGGAAGGCGCCGGCGGCGATCTGTGCAAACAGGCTGGCGGCAGCAGCCAGCTGCAGGCCGAACTGCTGTTCGGGCGCGATATCAACGGCCGCGGCCCGGTAACCGATGCCGAACGCGCCGGCTTCATGGCCGACGTCGTGACGCCGCGTTTCCCGGATGGCCTGACGACTTGGGACACGCGCGGCCAATGGCGCGATGCGGCGAGCGGCAAGACCATCCAGGAAGACAGTTTCGTGGTCCGCATCGTCGCTACCGAAACGGCGGACACGCTGACGCGCCTGGCGCAGATACGCAGCGCCTACACCAGCCAGTTCCATCAGGATTCGGTGGGTTTGCTGTTCACCCGCACTTGCGCATCGTTCTGA
- a CDS encoding energy transducer TonB has translation MSLIEKLLAKAAPSNSAPAAAQAVKVLVRVYLDSAGHVTDVAIRKSCGDPELDARAQREIAVMRFPGKSRGAKTSHNWHDLTYTIHH, from the coding sequence ATGAGTCTCATCGAAAAACTGCTTGCCAAAGCCGCGCCATCCAACTCCGCACCCGCCGCCGCACAAGCGGTCAAGGTCCTGGTGCGCGTATATCTCGACAGCGCGGGCCACGTGACCGATGTGGCGATCAGAAAAAGCTGCGGCGATCCGGAACTGGATGCGCGGGCGCAGCGCGAAATCGCAGTCATGCGCTTCCCCGGCAAGAGCCGCGGCGCAAAAACCTCACACAACTGGCATGACCTGACCTACACCATCCATCACTAG
- a CDS encoding NCS2 family permease — protein MMEQQLQSQPVVGLDEPIAVAGSKIDQYFQITARGSTQRREVIAGITTFLAMVYSVFVVPSMLGRAGFDVSAVFVAVCLTTAFGSLLMGLWARLPIAVGCAISLTAFTAFGLVLGKGLSPSVALGAVFLMGLVFTAISVTGIRSWILQNLPAGVAHGTGVGIGLFLLLIASSDVGLVVKNAGPGLPVALGHITAFPVVMSIVGLAAIFGLERRRVPGGILLVVVSLSLIGLIFDPAVKFTGIFSMPALSSPGHASLIGSMDIKGALSMTVLPSVLALVMTAVFDATGTIRAVAGQAGQVNEKGYIHNGGKALTADSLSSIFAGLVGGAPAAAYIESTVGTAAGARTGLTAVVVGLLFLAVIFFSPLAGLVPSYATAPALMYVGLLMLGSVSRMHMDDMVDAMSGLLCAVFIVLTCNIVTGIMLGFCTLVIGRVVSGEFRKLNVGTVAIAIALAVFYAGGWAI, from the coding sequence ATGATGGAACAACAACTCCAGTCCCAGCCTGTCGTGGGCCTGGACGAACCTATCGCCGTCGCCGGAAGTAAAATCGACCAGTACTTTCAGATTACCGCGCGCGGCAGTACCCAGCGCCGTGAAGTCATCGCCGGCATCACCACCTTCCTGGCCATGGTGTACTCCGTTTTCGTCGTGCCGAGCATGCTGGGCAGAGCCGGTTTCGACGTCAGCGCGGTATTCGTTGCCGTCTGCCTGACCACCGCTTTCGGTTCGCTGCTGATGGGCCTGTGGGCGCGCCTGCCGATCGCCGTCGGCTGCGCCATTTCGCTGACCGCCTTTACCGCCTTCGGCCTGGTGCTCGGCAAAGGCCTGTCGCCTTCGGTCGCCCTCGGCGCCGTATTCCTGATGGGACTGGTGTTCACCGCGATTTCCGTCACTGGGATCCGCTCCTGGATCCTGCAAAACCTGCCGGCCGGCGTTGCCCATGGCACCGGTGTCGGCATCGGCCTGTTCCTGCTGCTGATCGCTTCCAGCGATGTCGGCCTGGTGGTCAAGAATGCCGGCCCTGGCTTGCCGGTGGCGCTCGGCCATATCACTGCGTTTCCAGTCGTCATGAGCATCGTCGGCCTGGCTGCCATCTTCGGCCTGGAGCGCCGCCGCGTACCAGGCGGCATCCTGCTGGTGGTGGTCTCGCTGTCATTGATCGGCCTGATCTTCGATCCGGCAGTCAAGTTCACCGGCATCTTCTCCATGCCCGCACTGAGCTCGCCTGGCCATGCCAGCCTGATCGGCTCGATGGACATCAAGGGCGCACTCAGCATGACCGTGCTGCCTAGCGTACTGGCGCTGGTAATGACTGCCGTATTCGACGCCACCGGCACCATCCGCGCGGTTGCCGGCCAAGCGGGACAAGTCAATGAAAAAGGCTATATCCACAATGGCGGCAAGGCCCTCACAGCCGATTCTCTGAGCTCGATTTTCGCTGGCCTGGTCGGCGGCGCTCCTGCTGCCGCGTATATCGAATCGACGGTCGGCACCGCCGCCGGCGCCCGCACCGGCCTGACCGCCGTCGTTGTCGGCCTGCTGTTCCTGGCCGTGATTTTCTTCTCGCCGCTGGCAGGCCTGGTGCCTTCCTACGCAACGGCGCCGGCACTGATGTACGTCGGCCTGCTGATGCTGGGCAGCGTCAGCCGCATGCACATGGACGACATGGTCGACGCCATGTCCGGCCTGCTGTGCGCAGTCTTCATCGTCCTCACCTGCAACATCGTCACCGGCATCATGCTCGGCTTCTGCACCCTGGTGATCGGCCGCGTGGTGTCTGGCGAGTTCCGCAAGCTGAACGTCGGCACGGTCGCAATTGCGATTGCCCTGGCAGTCTTCTATGCAGGCGGTTGGGCAATTTAA
- a CDS encoding EF-hand domain-containing protein — MKSLHAPAIMAIVAAVMCVSSSSAAEYALLVPDAGAARLIKVGDMLPKPPPDEPGTSRPELHGQALRNQAIGNLKKRFDAAADPSTHLLSLADAKAAGFGYVADHFKEIDRNGSGYISFADLVLYLKSRKGPAFNKDS; from the coding sequence ATGAAATCTCTACACGCACCAGCCATCATGGCCATCGTTGCTGCAGTGATGTGCGTTTCATCGTCATCTGCCGCCGAATACGCGCTGCTGGTTCCCGATGCCGGCGCAGCACGGCTGATCAAGGTTGGCGACATGCTGCCGAAGCCGCCGCCGGATGAGCCAGGGACCAGCCGTCCCGAGCTGCACGGCCAAGCCCTGCGCAACCAGGCCATCGGCAACCTGAAGAAGCGTTTCGACGCCGCCGCCGATCCATCGACCCATCTGCTCTCGCTTGCCGATGCCAAAGCTGCAGGTTTTGGTTACGTGGCCGACCACTTCAAGGAAATCGATCGTAACGGCAGCGGCTATATCAGCTTTGCCGACTTGGTGCTCTACCTGAAATCGCGCAAGGGGCCAGCTTTCAACAAGGACAGTTAA
- a CDS encoding S10 family serine carboxypeptidase-like protein — protein MRDFQRSSRMVVLNLSMLAVLALAGCGGGGDDAKQGNAGSPNSVAGADQLYTDPVAYATDGTAALPSATENAAVTHHSITLGGQAVSYTATAGHLTASAPAVAGQPQDQEVSFFYVAYTLDGQPLGTRPVTFFYNGGPGSSTIWLHLGSWGPKTLQVDEASLTPAALASQPTSFPLIDNDVTMLNDSDLVFVDATGTGYSEAIAPHKNADFWGVDADAAAFRDFIAEYVKVNNRQTSPKYLYGESYGGIRTPVLAKLIEEAGSPGQGGPALTGIIMNSPILSYKTNCDGSADFLYGGSANCVGFFPSYAAVAYSRNKGSNPNQLLLSDYVNGSRQFATQTYAPADAAFQTWVSANNFANYGTPYAPPDTTLLPALAGWSGIGTTDWANTFDMDPDTFSGAILGMDSSHMDAYNGLVNTPANTSYGGSNYNNLAFANQIKSFLPQFLGYSSQTAYAVEPNAPINQWNWNHGDDKSNSPSSIPDLLEVLTLHPDLKVVVFGGYHDLRTPFHQTELDLAGAGLTATVPVKIFPGGHMIYLTQASRAPMKQAIDGFYSGASTVH, from the coding sequence CCTACGCGACGGACGGCACTGCCGCGCTACCGAGCGCTACCGAGAATGCCGCTGTCACGCACCACAGCATCACGCTCGGCGGCCAGGCCGTCAGTTATACCGCCACGGCAGGGCACCTGACCGCCAGCGCGCCGGCGGTTGCCGGCCAGCCGCAGGACCAGGAAGTCTCGTTTTTTTACGTCGCTTATACGCTCGACGGCCAGCCGCTCGGCACGCGCCCGGTGACATTCTTCTATAACGGCGGTCCGGGTTCATCGACCATCTGGCTGCACCTCGGTTCCTGGGGCCCTAAAACCTTGCAGGTGGACGAGGCCAGCCTGACGCCGGCAGCGCTTGCCAGCCAGCCCACCAGCTTCCCGCTGATCGACAATGATGTGACCATGCTCAACGATTCCGACCTAGTGTTCGTGGATGCCACCGGCACCGGCTATTCGGAAGCGATTGCGCCGCACAAGAATGCGGACTTCTGGGGTGTCGATGCGGATGCCGCGGCGTTCCGTGATTTCATTGCCGAGTACGTCAAGGTCAACAATCGCCAGACCTCGCCGAAATATCTGTACGGCGAATCGTACGGCGGCATCCGTACGCCGGTGCTGGCCAAGCTGATTGAAGAAGCCGGCAGCCCGGGACAGGGAGGACCGGCCCTGACCGGCATCATCATGAATTCGCCGATTCTCAGTTACAAGACCAACTGCGACGGCTCTGCCGATTTCCTGTATGGCGGCAGCGCTAACTGCGTCGGCTTTTTCCCTAGCTACGCGGCGGTAGCGTATTCGCGCAACAAGGGAAGTAACCCGAACCAGCTGCTGCTGTCCGATTATGTCAACGGCAGCCGCCAGTTCGCCACGCAAACATATGCGCCAGCGGATGCGGCTTTCCAGACCTGGGTGAGCGCCAATAATTTTGCCAACTACGGTACGCCATATGCGCCGCCGGACACGACACTGCTGCCGGCGCTGGCCGGCTGGAGCGGCATCGGCACGACCGATTGGGCAAACACCTTTGACATGGATCCCGATACATTCTCCGGCGCGATCCTGGGCATGGATTCGAGCCACATGGATGCCTATAACGGACTGGTCAACACGCCGGCCAACACCAGCTATGGCGGCAGCAACTACAACAACCTGGCGTTTGCCAACCAGATCAAGTCTTTCCTGCCGCAATTTCTTGGATATAGCAGCCAGACGGCTTACGCGGTCGAGCCCAATGCGCCCATCAACCAATGGAACTGGAACCATGGCGACGACAAATCGAACAGCCCGAGCTCGATCCCCGACCTGCTGGAAGTGCTGACCCTGCATCCCGACTTGAAAGTGGTTGTCTTTGGCGGGTATCATGACCTGAGAACCCCATTCCACCAGACTGAACTTGATCTGGCAGGGGCCGGCCTGACGGCGACGGTTCCGGTAAAGATTTTCCCGGGCGGACATATGATTTACCTGACGCAAGCATCGCGTGCGCCGATGAAGCAGGCGATCGACGGCTTCTATAGCGGCGCCTCGACAGTACATTGA